CTTCTTCGCCCATCCGGCAAAATTAAGATCCGAACCTTCGAATTCAGCTTCCCAGAAACGGCGTTGGGAGCAGTGGAAGATATCCACGCCGGCGTCAGCCAACGGATTCAGCCAAGCTTCGAGTTCCTGCGGCGTTTTAGCCAGCTGAACCGTGAAATCTTGCTGCTTCCACTGCGATAATCGCAAAATGATGGCGAAATCATCGCCTACGGCCGCCCGCATCGCTTTCACGACTTCCACACCAAAGCGGCTCCGTTCGGCCAGGGTTTTTCCACCAAAAGCGTCGGTACGGGTGTTGAGACCTTCCCAGAAAAACTGATCGACCAGATAGCCGTGGGCCCCGTGAATTTCGAGTGAATCAAAACCCAGGCGTTTGGCATCCGCAGCAGCTTTGGCAAAAGCGGCGATGGTATCGGCAATGTCCGTATCGGTCATGGCGACCCCACCCGTCTGACCCGGCATGACGTAGCCCGAAGGGCCTTCGAAGGGTTGCGAGGGCAACCAACCCGACTGGCTGGGTTGCATCACGCCCATGTGCCACAGCTGAGGAGCCATGGCTCCGCCGGCCTGATGTACGCTATCAATAACTTTCTTCCAGCCAGCAAGGGCCTGATCACCGTAAAAATGAGGAATGTTAGGCTCGTTGGAAGAAGCGGGACGATCAATGACCGTACCTTCCGAAAGAATAAGACCAACTTCTCCTTCAGCTCGGCGGCGGTAATAAGCTGTGACGTCATCCGTCGGTACACCCTGGGGTGAAAAGGCCCGGGTCATGGGAGCCATGACAATACGGTTCCGCAGGTGTAAGGATTTAAGATCGAAAGGGCGAAAAAGAGCCTCTACCTTTTCAAGGTCTGCAAGGGTTTTCATGGGAATGTACGGTTAAATAGCCGACTAATCTATAATTGCATTCGTTAGATGAGCCCTAGGCTTTAAGGAAAACCTAGGGGGCTAATGAATACGCAAAACGCGAAGCATAGGTTCCTGAAAGCAAGTATGGGTAATTTAATTAGCTAGTGACAAATTTGTCACCATACACAAAAAGGTATGTACGACGTAAAAATTCCCGGCCATACACCTGCGGTACGGCGGTTACACTGGAAATTATTGGAGGTAAATGGAAGCCAGCGATTATTCTTTGTCTCAGTAAAGGACTCCGGCGACCCCAGCGAGCTACAGCGGATGGTACCACGGCCAGTCGCTGGGTAGTCAATCAGCAACTCAAGGAGCTGGAAGGTCACGGTATCATTACCAAGAAAATTTATCCTGTACTGCCTCCCAAAGTTGAATACTTTCTAACCGAGTTTGGGGAGTCCTTACTACCCATTACCCAGACAATCGAAGCGTGGGGTCTCCCCTATGAGCAGGCGTATGAGGAAATTCTGGAAGGAAAAAATGCTCCAGGTCCGGAAGACGCCGCTTCAGAATCGTAATTCTAAAATGAGTTGATGTTTACACCGAATCTGGTTCTCCCAAATCGGTTGTGGGTAGGCTTCGAGAAAATAATTGTAGCGGACGTCGACGAGATCAAAGCCCACTCGCTGATAGAGAGCGAATTGATTAATGCTGGAATTGCCAGTTTTAATGAGTACCCGAGGGGAGCCTTGCTGGCGGGCTACTTCTATTAAGTGGAGCAGCAACGTCTTACCCCATCCCTGACCCTGGTAGGATGGAGCAATGGCCAGGTTTATGATTTCGGCTTCCTGCTCCTGAACTTGTAATAACCCCACGCCTTGGGTTTGTCCCTCAAGTTTCAGTAGATAAACCTGACTCAATGGCAAGTACTCCCTAATTAATTGAGGGTTTTCATCGGCTAACAAAAGCAGATCCATGGGTAAAGGCTCATGGGGCTGGAGGGGAGTAATCGAGTAGGGCACACGTTTAAGATTAAAAAATAACCAAAACCCAAAGGTACACACGGCAAGCTTCGTCTGTACGCAGCGTGTGACTCACCTACGCATAGCTAGGCTTGATGACCTACGCTTGCTCCCCTGGTAAAAGCGGACTATTTCTGATCCTGCCGTTTTATTTAATGGTTTTCTGAACTTAGTTCAGTAGTTACTCGTTTTACTACTACACTAGCAAATTTCCAAACGAGAAAAGGGACTAGTAGTACATTGCCTTTAAGGGCCTATTTCGTTCTTACACTGCTTCGGCTTGGGTTAGCAACCTGACTCGCTTCGGTTAATCCAAGACCTTTATCTCCCTTCACGGATACAGGTGTACTGGTTCAAAGGATCCAGCACCCTTACCTCTTACGATCTATTTAATGTACCTAACCTCCGCTTAAACTCTGCGTGCGGATGAATTACCTGATTTACTGTACATCAGATCCCTTTCATCGAAAGGTTAGGCTAATACTATCTTCATGCAAAACCAGTTGAAATTTACCAACACGAGCCGTTCACAGTTTTTCACTACGGTTCGTCAACGCGTGGATGTTTACTTTAAAGAACAGGGGATTTCACCCCACGCCAATTCAGCCATGTGGTTGAAAGCAGGTTTCTTTCTGGGTGGATTCTTCCTACTGTACGGACTGTTGCTTTCCAACCAGTTTAACGTCTGGGCGATGCTTGGCTTTTCGGTAGGGCTAGGGATGTTTGCGGCTTTCATCGGTTTTAACATTTCGCACGATGCCCTGCACGGAGCTTTTTCTTCCAAAAGTTGGGTAAACCGGATGTTAGGGGCCAGTTTTTATCTGGTAGGAGCCAACCCCTACGTTTGGAAGATTACGCACAATATCGTCCACCATACGTATACCAATATTCCCGGCCATGACGAGGATATTGAAATTGCTCCCGGTCTGATTCGGGTAGATACGGACGAACCCGTACGACCCTGGCAACGGTATCAGCACTGGTATGCGTTTGCTCTGTACTCACTGGCGTCTTTATCCTGGGTGTTTCGCAAGGACTTTGTCAAGTTTTTCAAGAAGGAAATTGGTCATTATGAAAACCAGAATCACCCTAAACAGGAATACATAAAGCTGTTCGTTGCCAAGCTGGCGTACTATTTCCTGTTCCTGATTTTGCCTTACCTGGTCCTGGATTTAAGCTGGTGGCAAATTGGGATTGGCTTTTTAGTCATGCACTTAGTTGAAGGGCTGGTATTGGGGTTAGTCTTTCAGTTAGCTCACGTGGTGGAAGGTACTTCCTTTCCCGTTCCATCGGATAAAGGATCCATTGAAGAAGCCTGGGCCATTCACCAATTGCGTACCACGGCCAATTTTGCTCCGCGTTCGGCAGTCGCTGCCTTTTTCTGCGGGGGCTTAAATCGGCAGATTGAACACCACCTGTTCCCGAAAGTTTGCCACATTCATTATCCGGCTCTTACCCAGTTGGTCAAGCAGACGGCCGAAGATTTTAACCTGCCCTATCTGGAGAATCGGAGCTTCTTTTCGGCTTTGCACTCCCATTATCGTTTATTAAAACTTTTAGGACGTCCGGCCTGATTTCATATCAGCACTAGTTGACCTGTAAGTAAAAGTTTTTGTTCACCTAAAAATGAAAAACCATGTTACTAATCGCCCAGTCCGTAGGTTGTGTCGTTGCTTATTTGCTTGTAAAGATGGATTGGAACGGTCTTCGCGAGCGTACATTCCGACCCGTACTCATTCCGGATCGCATCCGGATGAGCTGGAATAAATAGAAGCTATAGTAGCGTAATGTCCCGGTTCGTGCAGGAGTAACCTCTTGTGCGGACCGGGATTATTTTTTACCCGAAAAGCAGAACGCCGTAGCTGGGCATAGGCCAATAAAAAGCCCACGTGCCGTTTTTTTACTACCTTGCTTTTTTTTTGAGTTTAATGGTGTTCCAGGCGGGTATCAAAGAAACCCACAGAAGGGATGAGTAGAAAAATTTTAGTTACTGCCGATCAGATTGCTACGTCGAGCACTGGTTTGTATCATTTTGCCTTTGAACTGATTAAACAGCTCCGGGCGTACCAGATCGACGAGATGGATTTACAGTACTTGATCCCCCGGTCGTTTGCAAAGATCAAACCCTTTGGAGAGGTCCATTACCGAACTCGGGGTGTACTTACGAATTTGCGGTGGAAAAGTATTCCGGAGTTTGACCTGATTCATTTTACGCAGCAAAACCCGACGCTGCTCAAGCCCCATAAAATCATCGGTCGGAAAATCCTGACCATTCATGATTTAAATTATCGCTACGAATATCCCGTTGATTCGGCGCCGTATCGGCATTTTCAAGCTCAGACACGCCGGTATATGGATCAGGTAGACGGTATTACGACGATCTCCCATTACGCGGCCCGTGATATCTCCGAACATCTGCAGTATCCGCTGGACCAGATTCGGGTTATTTATAACGGCGTAAACGTATCGACTATTCCGGCAGCAGAACTAGCTCATCATCAGCCCAGCTTCCGTCCTGAACGTCCCTTTTTATTTACCGTTGGGACGGTGATGGCGAAGAAAAACTTCCATGTTTTACCAGCCCTGTTGGCTAATCTGGATTACGATCTGATTATTGCCGGACGAATCGATGACCATAGCCTGGAATACTATAATCTGATTAAACGGGAGTGTGAACGCTTTGGAATCGCATCCGGGCGGGTGCATCTCTTGGGGGAGACTTCAGAAATTGATAAACACTGGTATTATCAGTATTGCAGTGCCTTTGTTTTTCCCTCGATTGCCGAAGGTTTTGGTTTACCGGTGCTGGAGGCCTTTAGCTACGAAAAACCTACCTTTTTATCCACGCATACGGCCTTGCCGGAAGTAGGCGGAGAAGCGGCGTATTACTTTGATAGTTTCCATCCCGATCGCATGAGTGAAGTAGTAAAGCAGGGGCTAGCCGATTTTCCGTCTTCGAATAAAATTCAACTGGCTCGGAATCGCGTGTCTGAATTTTCCTGGGAAAAAGCCGCTCAGTCGTATCTGACCTTATATGAGGAGATCCTTCGTCGATGATTGGGTAGATTAAAGGCTCCGACGAATCCACTGACTCAGGTAATAGCCCCAAATTAGAGCTAGGATCACAATCACCGCGTAGGTGAGAATCCATGCCCAATTCCAGGACGACATCTTTTCAAATAGTTTTTTCATTCGTACATGCAGCGTAACAGCAGACTCGATAGACGCGTCTTTTGACCCCGCAATATAAGACCCACTTTTCAATGCGAAAGGCTGGAAACCGATTTCTTAGGGCTTTTCATACCATTCACTCACTCGGGAACGGAAAATAAAATTCCCTTCTCAACGTCAGAAACCGACTAAAGTAAAGGTCAATAACCTGAGGTTATAGATTAGTACTGAGGTTAAATATCGTTGAATCAGACGCTTAGTTTCGTAAGAAGAGCTTTAGCAAACCAAAGATTAGGTTTGTAATAAAAAAGCTAGCTATTTGAAGGCGTAAACACTTTACGTTCGGGTGCCCTAGCGGTTTAATAGTATCAAGGGTACTGCGAAACTTTGGTTGCAGTAAACCCTAACTGGTTTCTGGTTAGGGTTTATCATTTTGATAATTAAGTCAGACGAATACAGTAGAAATATACCCAATAAAATAAAAAAACTCCCCATGAAACACGGAGGAGTTTTAACGTTCAACCTTCAACCTATCTGCTTCAAAAGTACGGTCTCTGGCTCGTAATCAAAGGTTAATTCTATGAATGGCAGACTTTTTCCTGTCAATTGTATCTTCTACTCGTTAAGCGTTTTAAGGGATTAATTAGTGAACGTTAAAGACCACTTTTCTCGCCCGTGTAAAGCTTGCTTTGAACCCTTACGCTCACTCTATTCAACGCGTTTACTTCCCAGTTTGAAACTTTTCTATTACCTTGTTTGAGAAGAGAGTAAAGGTACTTTTTGATGCAGAAAACCATGAGAGCGTTTCGTTTATGGGGTGGATTAATTCTTCTGCTAGGGATAGTATACGGCGTTCAGTACGTCTATCATCGCTGGCAACAGCCCTGGGATTACGCCTCAGTGACGCCCTCATTAGTGGGCCACTGGTTTGGGCCCTTCAAAGACCCCGATGGTATCCCCAAAACACTCGAACTGGAAATTTTTAAACCGGAAGTAGATTGGCTGAATCGGAAACGCCGGGGGGGCAATAAGCAAAGCTTTAAAGGAGTCGCCCGAGTAAAGAGTCGGTTAGGTCAGGAGCAGTACCGACTTGAAGGAGTCGTACGCAATTCTCAACAACAAGCTCTGAGCCGGATCACTTTTTTATTTCAGGATGAAAATACCCGGCTACGTAATAATTTTAACCTAATGACCGCTGAGGAAGGGGGTACTTGGGAGTCCGATGCCCTGAATCTGACGCTTACGTTCCGGTATATCACCGAAAGTGGAAGTGCCTTCTCCAGTAGCAATGACCATCGCTACACAACGACGGTTCCGGTTCGTCTGAAACGAATGAGCCCATAATCCTGAAGAAATATTGAGCTGAAAAAATAGGCTTAGCTCTTTGAATCCTGCAAATTGTCGTACTTTCGCGGCTCAATCGGTGTCCAGTGGATTATTCATTGGGCTTAAAAGGGAATCCGGTGCAATTCCGGAGCAGTACCCGCTGCTGTAAGTTCCGAACGAGTCTAGTGTTTTGAGTTTAGAGTGCAAAACAACTCTAAACCCCAAACTCAAAACTCCCAACATTTCTCATCAAACAAACCACTGTGCTTTCAAGCATGGGAAGGGGCTGAGAAAGGAACGAGCCAGAAGACCTGCCATTGAAATCATACCAACGTGCTTTCGGGAAGAAAAGCAGGAGGCTAGCCTAATCGGTGAGGAGACGCTTGCGTCATCCTCTAGCTTTGTTTTCCCGTAAGCAATAGAATTCATCCGGGAAAACTACATGATTCATCCTTTACTGCTCGATTCGTTTGTACTGGGCATTCAGCACTCTTTCGAACCCGATCACCTGGCGGCTGTTTCCGTCCTGACCAGTGAAAAAAAGAAAGGTCAGCTGTGGCGGGTAGCCTGGCGGTCTTCGCACTGGGCGTTAGGGCACGCCTTTTCGCTCATTCTCTTTGCCTGCCTGATCTTACTACTTAAATCTCAGCTATCTCTGGAAGTTGCCTCCTGGGTTGAATACGTGGTAGGGCCATTGATGATTTATCTGGGCATTGTTGCCATTCGTCGTAATTTCAAAAATGATCTGGTCCGCCCAACGGAGGTATCCAACGCGGCAGCTACACCGCTAAACCGCTCCTTTGGCGTGGGGATGATTCACGGACTAGCCGGTACCGGAGGGGCCTGTACAGTTGCCCTTACGCTGGCGGCCAAGGACGCTTCCACCGCCGTCTGGATCATCATCATTCAAAGCCTGAGTATTCTACTGGCCATGACCGTCTACGGATGCGTTTTTGCCTTTTCACTACAAAAAGTAGCCCAGCGAACGGAACGTGTGCTTCGCTGGATGAATTACGTCATTGGCTTTTTTTCGATTGCAGTGGGCATTCTCACGCTAGTTGATACATTCTAGACTATTGCTTCAGTATTCGTTTACCCTTTATTCATTTTCGATGTTTTCTTCCCCCCAGAAAAAAGGCCTTTGGGCCAGTATGCTTTTATTGCCTGGACTGACTTACGCTCAAACACCAGCGGATTCGGTGTACGCCCTCCAACCCATTGTGGTAACGGCGACCCGTTCGGAGGTTACCTTAGCCGAGGTACCCCGCAGTTTACGCGTGATTACTCGTCAGGACATAGCCTTAACTCCTGCTAATGATCTAACGGATATTGCCAAGAAAACCGCTGGCTTACACGTGATTCAGTATCCGAACCTTTCTTCAGGAATCGGGATTCGCGGTTTTCGGCCCCAGTTTTCGGGATTAAATCAACGCACGCTGTTACTCATCGATGGCCGTCCGGCGGGAGCCACCAATCTCTCCACCATCTCGCTCAACGGTGTCGAACGCATTGAAGTACTCAAAGGCCCTGCCTCGGCTTTGTACGGATCGCAAGCCATGGGCGGCGTGATTAACGTTATCACTCGCCGATCCCAGGGAACGCCCCAGGGGTCCGCGTATGTGGAGTACGGTAGTTTCAAGACCCTGCAGGCGGGTTTGCAAACGGGAGGGAATCTAACCAAACAACTGGATTATGATTTGTCGTTTGCCTACTTTCAGCGGGCCAATGATTATAAAATTGGGAAGAACAACTGGCTACGTAATGCCTTCGATTTTCGCAATGCGGTCAAACATTACGCTAACCAACCGGATGTGGAGGTCGATGACCGTACTGGCGATGGCCAAACCCGGCCGTATACGCAACTCAGTTACTATACCGGAGCCTTGCGACTGGGCTACCAGCTTAGTTCGAAATGGCGGCTGGATGTTCGCGGCGAAACCTTTCAGGCCCGGAATGTACAGTCGCCCGGCGATATTGCTTACGGCATTACGGAATCCAGCAGTAAGGACGTCGAGCGGGCCTCGGGCGAAGTTGCTTTATCGGGTAATCTGGGGGCCCATCAGCCGAGTCTGAAAGTGTTCACAGCGGATGAATCGAACACGAATTATACCCTCAATGTTTCCGGCAAACCGGTGGTCCCGTATCGATCTAACCGTACCGCCAATGCCTGGACGGGCGTACAAGTCAAGGACGTCTGGACGCTGGGGCAGCACTCATTAGTCGTAGGCTACGATTACCTGAAGGCTTCCACCAAAGGCCGTCGCTGGTCAGACTTAACGACGGAACGGGCTCCTACGCAGCCGAATTACGCGTTGATTTCTTCAGCCTTTTACGCTCAGGCAAATTTGAAATGGGGCAAATTGACGCTTCAACCCGGTTTACGGTTTGATCAGATCACGTTTGATGTGCAGGCAACACCTTTGCTGACTACGTATCAACCCGGTAAAAAGACGAATCCATTTTTGAGTCCTAGTTTAGCCGCCGGGTACGAGATTCTGCCAAGTGTACGAATCAAAGCCAGTGTAGGACGAGCCTTTGTTACGCCCGATGCCTACAACGTAGCCGGGTACTCTGAAGCTCGTACGACGACCGGAAAAATTGCGGTGACGAGCGGTAATCCCGATTTGAAGAATGAAAGCAGCTGGAGCCAGGACGTAGGGATTTCTTTTGAAGAGAACGGCTTCTACGTCAATGCCACCTATTTCGCTACGCAGGTAAAAGACCAGATTGCCCGAGTGGTTACTGACGTGAATGAACCCCTGGGTAATGGCGACGTCATTGTTTCACGGACGCGTTTTGTGAACGCCGCCGACTCGCATATGAACGGTCTGGAAGTCGAAGCGGGCTATGGGAAGGAAGGCGTTTGGAAGGTATACGCCACTCTGACGTCCATGTTTGAAGCCAAAGAAGTGATTCTAGGAAAAAATGATTCGCGTAGTAGCCGTGATATTGCCAACGTAGCCCGGAATCTGGTTTCCTACGGGGCGGAGTATAGTCCGATCAAAAATGTTCGTATGCGACTGACCGGACGTTACGTAGGCTCCCGCAAGGACATTGACTATACCGATGCCAAAAATCCGGAGATCACGTATGCTCCCTTCATGGTACTCGATGCCGTAGCCATGTATTCGTTCCAGCAGAAACATCGACTGACCCTGTCCGTTTCGAACCTGACGGACGAAAATTACTACGAAAAGCGGGGTTATAACTTACCGGGGCGTACGGTTTCGTTGCGTTACACGCTGGCGTTCTAGGCTAAGGTAAAACCTTGATTACTGTAAAATCCCTCAACCAGTACCTAACGGGTTGGGGGATTTTTGTTGAACATTGGAAGGAAAAACTATCGATCCATCTTTCTCAATCATTTGCATATTAATTCTATAAAATGCTCATTAACAGTAGATTATTTATAGAATATAAATTCTTGTGGACCTGCTCTTTCCAGGCACATTTTTGAATTTTCAAAAATAATTTTGTTTTCTAAAACGTTTGTTTCAGAAAAAGACACACCTTTGCAGAGCAATTAGTTGAAGCATGGCAAGAAACGTTGAGTTTAACGAGGAAGAAGCAATTCAAAAAGCTACCGATGTCTTTTGGGAAAAAGGCTATCATGGGGCTTCCCTCCGCGATTTAACGGACGCCATGCAAATCAACAGCAGTAGTCTTTACAATACCATCGGCGATAAGCATCAATTGTTTGTCAAGTGTCTGAAATACTACATTCAGAATAAGCGGGAATTCTTACAAAATCAGTCCGAACGTGCGGATTCACCGCTGGCGGCTATCATTAATTTCATCGAGGCTGCATCCGAAACAATTATTAAGGACGCCAACGGTTGTCTGGCCGTTAAGACGGCTTTCGAAGTTTCTCCCAAGGATGATCGTATTCAATCGATTTTGAAAGCGGATAATGATTTCACGCGTAATTATCTGAGTTCATTAGTGAAACAGGCCATAAATGACGGTCAGATGGCCGCAACAGAAGACCCCGATTTGCTGGCTGATTTCATCGTCGCGAGTTACACCGGCTGGTATGAACTTCATGTTTTGTATGCTAATTCAAAGCAAATCAGGAATTTAGCTCAACTTCTGATTCGACAAATTTCATCCTAAAAATTTTTAACCCATTCTGAAACAAATAATTCAGAATAATCTGTGTAGTACTTTTTGGCATCTATTCTGAAACAATCAATTCAAAAAACAAATCATGGAAAATCAACTTTCGTTTAGTACGGACCTTCGTGGTAAAATCGCTTTAGTAACGGGGGGTACCAAGGGCATTGGCAAAGCGATTGCGGATCAATTAGCTCAGGCGGGAGCCCAGGTCATCGTAACGGCCCGAAACCGCCCCGCCGATTCAGATTCAACCCATTCATTCATAGCAGTCGATCTAACGCAGGCGGATCAGGTCACGCAACTGGCCCAGCAAGTACAGGATACCTATGGAAGAATTGACATCCTCATTGACAACGTCGGCGGCCTTACAACTCCCGGCGGTGGTTTTCAGGCATTAAGTGACCAGGACTGGGAACAGGAACTGCAATTCAACCTACTCGCCACCATCCGCCTGGATCGGGCCCTGCTGCCGCTCATGCAGAATCAGAAAAGTGGGGTGGTCATTCATATCTCGACGGGAGCCGCTAAACAACCCCTGTGGAATCTCAATTTAGCTTATTCGGTTTCTAAGGCAGCATTGAACTGTTACAGTAAAGCACTGGCCAATGAAGTAGCCAGTCAGGGAATTCGGGTCGTAGCAGTTTCGCCCGGAGCGGTAAAAACACCCTTAATGGAGCAATTCCTGGAGGATTTTGCCCGAAACGAAGGGATTCCCTTGGAAGATGCCTTTACTACGGTAATGGGTAAAATGAGCGGCGTTCCCTTAGGAAGAATGGCAGAGCCCGAGGAGATCGCTTCACTCGTTCGCTTTTTAGCTTCTCCAGCCGCTTCGTATATCACGGGCGTAAATTATAGCATCGACGGCGGAGCGTACCCCATTGCGTAAAAAGTCTCGTTTACGGGTCATCCCCGCCGGGAATATTCAATAAGAATTTCACGGCGGGGATGACCCGTAGTAGCAGTGTAAGTCTCTGGAAGAAAGAAATCCATTTTCTTCTTACAGACTAAACCTGTTCAAAAAATCATCTAAGGATAACGTCTATTAACTCAGGAAAAAGAGAGCGTTACTAGAAGTAATGTCCTAAGGCAGAAATTTTAAGTCAAACCAGAACCTATAAATGACAATCTTTGCTAACCCGTAACTACCTAAGCCCCTTTTTCTGTGATCTTCAGCTTTACTGCTTCTGCTGATTTTGATTTTATGACGTACTTTGCCCGGCACATACAGGCAACGGTACAGAATGACTTGTTAGTTATTCCGGACTATCTCGGGCAGGGGTCCATTCGGAAATTAGCCTTCGGGACGGACTTCAAAATTACCATTCACCGCTATATACTTAAGGAAGATTTAGTCATCCACCGGAATACCTCCGGCCAGGGAAACGATCTGATTACCGTCTTCTTTTACAACAACGAGCAGGCATTGGAGATCGCTTATAATGAGAATACCCAAATACTGTTTTCGCAACGGGACGAATCAGCGATCCAGGTGACGTCAAACGACCTCAGTTCAACGATCCGCTTTCCGGCCCACCAACAGATTCATTACGTGGTCGTTGCCATTACGCCGCCTCGGTTGAATGAATTATTAGCCGTCAGTGAGCCTAACTCAGTCCTGCAAACCATTACGGGCAGCGGCAATTCTTTCCTGTTTTTTGAACGCATGACCACCGAGACCAAGTTACTACTGAAGAATATGGCCGCGGTGGACATGGAGGATCACCTCAGTAACTTCTACCTACAGATCAAAGCACAGGAATTGCTCTATCAGGTTTTTCATACCTTGTCGTTACGGGAGAATACGGCCCACCAAACCGTCAGTAGTATAGATGCGGAAAGGCTCCTGCACATCCGGACTGAGATCATCAATGATTTGAGCGTACCGCCCGTTATTCGTAACCTGGCACAGGTGGCGGCCATGAGCGAAACCAAGCTAAAACAGCTTTTCAAACAAACCTTTGGCACGACCATCTATAATTATTACCAGCAAGCCCGGATGGAAGAAGCCGCTTTTCTATTAAAACAGGGCAAGCATTCCGTGGGCGAAGTAGGTTACGAGCTGGGGTTTTCTAATTTAAGCCACTTCAGCCGACTGTTTGAAAAGCATTACGGACTAAACCCGAAGCGATACTCGTATTCGTAAGACTCTACTTATCTAGATAATTAGGTGGAAAGAGTTGCTGACCGTGTTTTTCAGCAATACCCTGTAACCTTTTCAACGTAGCAGCATCCAGTACGGGTGGCGGTAGAAACTGACCCGTTGCCACCGGTTGACCCACCTCTTCGAAGAATAACTCCAAGCCGGCCGGTACCACCGTGCATAGTAAGTGGGCCGTCTGCTTCGTCTTGTTTTTGAAGCCGTGTACCACGCCCCCTTTGGGAATACTAATGAAAGATCCTTGGGTTGCTACGTACGTACCAAACTCGGATTTGAATTCTACTTCGCCTTCCACTACGTAAAAGGATTCTTCAAAATCCGCATGGGCATGCGGACCGGGTCCGCCGCCCGGAGGAATCAGCATATCAATCGTAGCAAAAGCTCCGCCCGTGTCTTTTCCGGTAACCAGGATTCGATAGTTGTTACCCGCGACGGAAATACTGTTGCCTGCTTCAGGGGCAATGGTCAATGGTTTGATGTGATTTTCCATTCCAATGGTTTTTAAGTACCCCACAAAGCTCGAGCAATTTTAGGACGGAAAATATTCCGATAGGACCATAAATCAGTCGAATCCGACAAACTCAGCTTAACGCCTTCCATTCACTTTAACTAAAGCTATCCGAGGCGTAAGGCCATGATACGACTCTGTCGTATTCGACTATTTTTCTGACTTTCTGTGCTATTTATAGTTCTGGAGTCCCGCCACCTTTGCTGTATAATCATTCAAACACACAGCAATGAAAAT
This portion of the Siphonobacter curvatus genome encodes:
- a CDS encoding NADH:flavin oxidoreductase, translating into MKTLADLEKVEALFRPFDLKSLHLRNRIVMAPMTRAFSPQGVPTDDVTAYYRRRAEGEVGLILSEGTVIDRPASSNEPNIPHFYGDQALAGWKKVIDSVHQAGGAMAPQLWHMGVMQPSQSGWLPSQPFEGPSGYVMPGQTGGVAMTDTDIADTIAAFAKAAADAKRLGFDSLEIHGAHGYLVDQFFWEGLNTRTDAFGGKTLAERSRFGVEVVKAMRAAVGDDFAIILRLSQWKQQDFTVQLAKTPQELEAWLNPLADAGVDIFHCSQRRFWEAEFEGSDLNFAGWAKKVSGKATITVGSIGLNSDFMGAFQGQSSQASSIDELLRRMDRGDFDLVAIGRSLLSDPAWVKKVREGRLEELSGFNNQSLATLV
- a CDS encoding winged helix-turn-helix transcriptional regulator — protein: MSPYTKRYVRRKNSRPYTCGTAVTLEIIGGKWKPAIILCLSKGLRRPQRATADGTTASRWVVNQQLKELEGHGIITKKIYPVLPPKVEYFLTEFGESLLPITQTIEAWGLPYEQAYEEILEGKNAPGPEDAASES
- a CDS encoding GNAT family N-acetyltransferase: MPYSITPLQPHEPLPMDLLLLADENPQLIREYLPLSQVYLLKLEGQTQGVGLLQVQEQEAEIINLAIAPSYQGQGWGKTLLLHLIEVARQQGSPRVLIKTGNSSINQFALYQRVGFDLVDVRYNYFLEAYPQPIWENQIRCKHQLILELRF
- a CDS encoding fatty acid desaturase family protein, translated to MQNQLKFTNTSRSQFFTTVRQRVDVYFKEQGISPHANSAMWLKAGFFLGGFFLLYGLLLSNQFNVWAMLGFSVGLGMFAAFIGFNISHDALHGAFSSKSWVNRMLGASFYLVGANPYVWKITHNIVHHTYTNIPGHDEDIEIAPGLIRVDTDEPVRPWQRYQHWYAFALYSLASLSWVFRKDFVKFFKKEIGHYENQNHPKQEYIKLFVAKLAYYFLFLILPYLVLDLSWWQIGIGFLVMHLVEGLVLGLVFQLAHVVEGTSFPVPSDKGSIEEAWAIHQLRTTANFAPRSAVAAFFCGGLNRQIEHHLFPKVCHIHYPALTQLVKQTAEDFNLPYLENRSFFSALHSHYRLLKLLGRPA
- a CDS encoding glycosyltransferase family 4 protein, with translation MSRKILVTADQIATSSTGLYHFAFELIKQLRAYQIDEMDLQYLIPRSFAKIKPFGEVHYRTRGVLTNLRWKSIPEFDLIHFTQQNPTLLKPHKIIGRKILTIHDLNYRYEYPVDSAPYRHFQAQTRRYMDQVDGITTISHYAARDISEHLQYPLDQIRVIYNGVNVSTIPAAELAHHQPSFRPERPFLFTVGTVMAKKNFHVLPALLANLDYDLIIAGRIDDHSLEYYNLIKRECERFGIASGRVHLLGETSEIDKHWYYQYCSAFVFPSIAEGFGLPVLEAFSYEKPTFLSTHTALPEVGGEAAYYFDSFHPDRMSEVVKQGLADFPSSNKIQLARNRVSEFSWEKAAQSYLTLYEEILRR
- a CDS encoding cytochrome c biogenesis protein CcdA, whose translation is MIHPLLLDSFVLGIQHSFEPDHLAAVSVLTSEKKKGQLWRVAWRSSHWALGHAFSLILFACLILLLKSQLSLEVASWVEYVVGPLMIYLGIVAIRRNFKNDLVRPTEVSNAAATPLNRSFGVGMIHGLAGTGGACTVALTLAAKDASTAVWIIIIQSLSILLAMTVYGCVFAFSLQKVAQRTERVLRWMNYVIGFFSIAVGILTLVDTF
- a CDS encoding TonB-dependent receptor, with translation MLLLPGLTYAQTPADSVYALQPIVVTATRSEVTLAEVPRSLRVITRQDIALTPANDLTDIAKKTAGLHVIQYPNLSSGIGIRGFRPQFSGLNQRTLLLIDGRPAGATNLSTISLNGVERIEVLKGPASALYGSQAMGGVINVITRRSQGTPQGSAYVEYGSFKTLQAGLQTGGNLTKQLDYDLSFAYFQRANDYKIGKNNWLRNAFDFRNAVKHYANQPDVEVDDRTGDGQTRPYTQLSYYTGALRLGYQLSSKWRLDVRGETFQARNVQSPGDIAYGITESSSKDVERASGEVALSGNLGAHQPSLKVFTADESNTNYTLNVSGKPVVPYRSNRTANAWTGVQVKDVWTLGQHSLVVGYDYLKASTKGRRWSDLTTERAPTQPNYALISSAFYAQANLKWGKLTLQPGLRFDQITFDVQATPLLTTYQPGKKTNPFLSPSLAAGYEILPSVRIKASVGRAFVTPDAYNVAGYSEARTTTGKIAVTSGNPDLKNESSWSQDVGISFEENGFYVNATYFATQVKDQIARVVTDVNEPLGNGDVIVSRTRFVNAADSHMNGLEVEAGYGKEGVWKVYATLTSMFEAKEVILGKNDSRSSRDIANVARNLVSYGAEYSPIKNVRMRLTGRYVGSRKDIDYTDAKNPEITYAPFMVLDAVAMYSFQQKHRLTLSVSNLTDENYYEKRGYNLPGRTVSLRYTLAF